The following is a genomic window from Theobroma cacao cultivar B97-61/B2 chromosome 10, Criollo_cocoa_genome_V2, whole genome shotgun sequence.
GAAATTAACACAAAAATGTACCTGATTCTTAATACATGATTTCATAGTGAAAATGAAACTGACTAGATTAACTATTGGGTTTCAATACATTAGGATCTTCTTCCTTCCTCCTCAATCTATTAACGTTATAATAGGGGAAAATCTTAATGTTTTTGTgtaggggggggggggggtgggggaactttttatatttgaatcCCTATTCCTATTCATTATTATAAGATTATAGATCacttcttttcaaaaaaaaaataaagggttTCTGAAGCATGAAATTAGATTCAAATGTTGAATTGATGAAAACTTGACGAGGAGATGGCAACAAGACAATGATATGTTGAAGAGAACAAGAACATTGGAGTCCTCACCAATGTCCAAAGTTAAAGCAAtgcttaattaatttctgaagctttcatttcaATCTATTTCTCTTGGTGATAAAACTCAATCTGAGGAAAGGAAAGATAGATGGGGAGATAGAATCTCAGTCACGTTTTACACGCCATTGTACAATAGACGCAAATTCATGAGGGTCTTAActaagaatgaagaaaagcaCCTTAATGCGTGACTGACAAATATCAACCATTTCCATGGCCAACGCTTTTAAATAGGGAACCATtctcctctttctttctcactCCCTGTCTACCACTTTAAACTCGAGCTAAACCCTTCCAAACTTTCCGGTTTTATACCATTATCATGACTGTAGAGAGTTCTAGCATCACAATTGGTCGTCCTTCCTCAATGCAGGAGAGGGTGAGGAATGCTGCTAATGAAGGTGTTATTGAGGCGTTGTATGAGCTTATTCGGGAGAAGGCAGATTTCTTGAGGGACATCGATCAAATGGAGTTTGTTGATACTCCATTACACGTAGCTGCAGCTGCAGGACGCACTGAGTTTGCATTGGAGTTGTTGGACTTAAAGCCATCACTTGCTACGAAGCTGAACCAGGACGGTTTGAGCCCCATTCACCTTGCGTTGCAGAATGAGCATGCAGAGACGGTGCTCTCACTCCTGAGATTCGATAAGAATCTCGTTCGTGTCAAAGGGAAGAACGGCTACACTCCTTTCCATTACGCAGTAATGAACGGAGACCGTCCTGTTTTGAATGAATTTCTCAAGGATTGCCCTCAATGTATCCATGATGCGACAAATCGAAATGAAACTGGCCTGCATGTTGCAGTGCAGAACAACAGCTTCGAAGCTTTTCAAGTTCTAATGCTCTGGCTTTGGAGATCTGATTGTTCTGTGAGGGAGATTAAAAGAATTCTGAACTTCAAGAACAGGGATGGCGACACTGCGTTGCACATAGCAGCATCCAAAAACCAACCAAAGGTATGAATTTGATCTCACCcagtctttctttttttaagttgTATTTAACTGTTACGAATTTACGATCGTTTGTTAAAATGTATGttactttatttttcaatgCATGCAGATTGTCAGGTTATTAACTGAGTATGGGATACTGAACATGAAAGCTACCAATTCGAAGAATTTAACAGGCCAAAATCAACACGACAGAGGAAAGAGCAAGGAAATTCTACTTTCTGCTTACCGTGCCATTTTCGTCGGAGCAATTGCTCTTATTCAACTAATTAGTGACCTTaaatataacattaaaacCATGTCAGGTGACAACAACAATGCTGTGCTGGTAGTAACAGTACTTATTCTAACAGCCACTTACCAAGCCGCCCTAAGCCCCCCCGGAGGTGTTTTTTAGGCTAACTCTGAACCCAAAAACACCACCGCCCACTTGCAAATCCCCCATAGTTTCCACAACATAACTAGTTCCATAACgaacaaaatattcaaaaagcAACCCTCTGCTGCGGGATCATCCGTACTGAATACAgcaccttttcttttcttctttattccAAACATTATGGCTTTCGGTATTTCTTTCCTTCTAACATGTGCCATCCTTATCAGTATCCTTCCTGTTGTCTTATCAACTGCTCTCGTCCTATCCCTGTCAATGCTAGTTGTTTGCCTTCTAATATCTTCAGTGCGTATCATATCGCCAAATTCACTGTCCGTCGTTGTTATGTATGAAACTGTCGACCTCCTTGTCGGATCACCTGTCCTGGTCATGTTCCTGACAATTTTACTACGACCAGTCATAAGCCGACTTTGGAGGATGGcttggaaagaaaattaatttgtgtTTATGTTAGTGGTTTTGGGTGGCCTATCTCTATTGATATATTGGAGTATTTTAAGGTTATTTATTGGCTGTTCTTCCAATACGTTATAAACATATCCTTTATGATGGGTAATTGTTCTGCATAGGTGTAATTGTGATGGTTAATGAatgttttattctttaattgaaCCTTCACATTATAAGAGATCCTGAGAAATGAGGCTAGCAAAAGTGTTGAGTCCAATAACTTCAACAATTAtactttattttaattttagagtAATTTTACACATAGTTTGGGCTTGGTATTGGAGggataattcaaattttgacaTAAAGGTTCTTCACTGAACTTAAGGGCAGAGCATTAGCATTACCATCAGACAAATAATCTTTGATCAATAAGAACTAAGAAAATTACTCCATAAATATTGATGGGTAAGCAGCTACGCAGCTGAATTAAGCATGATAATGAAATGTTAAAACCATTCATAACAACATATCAAGTGTGTAAATCCTAATCCAATTCCCGTGCAGAATTTAATTGTAAACATAATTCTTGATACATATAATGCCAAAATGCGAACAAGGCCCTAACATAGTGAATCAATCCAAACAAAACTGTTGAAAGAGTTGAAGACATCGCTTGACAGCCCAGATATCTTAGATAATCCCAATCTTGTTTGCCACATCCAAGGCATCATAATCTGGAGTCAACCTAACATATGCCTTCTTAGTTCCATCAGGCCTGCATAAGTTTATAAACAAGTTAATTCAAGATTCATAACAATCATGTATATGTTTAGTTTCAGACAATTGTCTAAAGCATGAGTGTAACCACAAAGTGGATACGACAAGCACACACAAATAGAAGTGAAAGAACCCAAAAGCTGTGATGCATCAAATTCCCACCCAGATTCTAAgttgaaaagtttgaaatggtTCACTAGATTGCAATACTCCTTCATTCTTCTCTagttatgaatatatgaattttataCTTCTACTTTTACTTAGAAATTCAGGTAAGAGTGCTCTCTTCTTCAAATCATATAATTATAActtagaattgaaaaatattataggTGACCCACTAATCTTAAAAACAGGTAAGAATGCGATTCTCTTCATATTATATCCCAACTGATAATTTTATAGGTAAACGAACAAATTCACATGACTAACATAATGGAAATTACCTGATCAATGTATTCACTTTCTTCGTCTGAATGTCATACATCTTCTTCACTGCATCTTTAATCTTCTTCTTGTCAGCACGAATGTCAACAATGAAAACCAGTGTGTTGTTGTcctcaatttttttcattgcAGACTCAGTAGTTAGGGGATACTTGAGGATTTGATACTGATCCAACTTATTTCTGGGTGGTGCACTAATGCGAGGATATTTTGggttcctttcttttttcagaGTCTTTGGCCGATGAAATGTAACTTTTGTCCGGATCTTCTTAGCCTTCTTCTTGAATGTTGTACCAGACTTCACAGCCTTGGCAGCCTTAACTGCTTGAGCCTTTGGATCAGTTTTTTTCTTGCTGTCAACTGCAAAAggtcaaaaaaattaaatttacagcAAAGCACCACAAAAATGACAGTCAATCCAACACAATAGCTCAGAACAATAAAACTCTCAGACTACATTGGGCACTTATATACAAGTTACATTACAAGACACTTACATACAAGTTACATTACAAGAACTTAGCCTGCAAGTAAGTGGCCATCTAATCACATTGCCAGATTGGATACAGTTCAATCcactaaaattttaaccttAAAAATTCCTCCTCAAACCAATGATGGTAAGTAGAGGACATTGGCTAATAATAGCCAAAAATAGGTTCAGGTCTACTATGCTTACATCTTTGAGCAAATTAAATCCAGCAGAACAAGAtgtaaaaaggaagaacaaactaCAGAGCCATACTTTAAAGCAAAAACTCATCATTAGCAAAACTTTAGGAGCAAAAACAAGATGAATACTAATGAT
Proteins encoded in this region:
- the LOC18586232 gene encoding ankyrin-2 — protein: MTVESSSITIGRPSSMQERVRNAANEGVIEALYELIREKADFLRDIDQMEFVDTPLHVAAAAGRTEFALELLDLKPSLATKLNQDGLSPIHLALQNEHAETVLSLLRFDKNLVRVKGKNGYTPFHYAVMNGDRPVLNEFLKDCPQCIHDATNRNETGLHVAVQNNSFEAFQVLMLWLWRSDCSVREIKRILNFKNRDGDTALHIAASKNQPKIVRLLTEYGILNMKATNSKNLTGQNQHDRGKSKEILLSAYRAIFVGAIALIQLISDLKYNIKTMSGDNNNAVLVVTVLILTATYQAALSPPGGVF
- the LOC18586233 gene encoding 60S ribosomal protein L23a codes for the protein MAPAKVDSKKKTDPKAQAVKAAKAVKSGTTFKKKAKKIRTKVTFHRPKTLKKERNPKYPRISAPPRNKLDQYQILKYPLTTESAMKKIEDNNTLVFIVDIRADKKKIKDAVKKMYDIQTKKVNTLIRPDGTKKAYVRLTPDYDALDVANKIGII